In Neorhizobium galegae, the following proteins share a genomic window:
- the glnA gene encoding type I glutamate--ammonia ligase: MTSASEIMKQIKENDVKFVDLRFTDPKGKLQHVTMDVVCVDEDMFADGVMFDGSSIGGWKAINESDMVLMPDPATVHMDPFFAQSTMVIFCDILDPISGEAYNRDPRGTAKKAEAYLKASGIGDTVFVGPEPEFFVFDDVKYKADPYNTGFKLDSSELPSNDDTDYETGNLGHRPRVKGGYFPVPPVDSLQDMRSEMLTVLAEMGVVVEKHHHEVASAQHELGVKFDTLVRNADKIQIYKYVVHQVANAYGKTATFMPKPIFGDNGSGMHVHQSIWKDGKPTFAGDEYAGLSESCLFYIGGIIKHAKAINAFTNPTTNSYKRLVPGYEAPVLLAYSARNRSASCRIPFGTGPKSKRVEVRFPDPLANPYLAFAAMLMAGLDGIKNKIHPGKAMDKDLYDLPPKELKKIPTVCGSLREALENLDRDRKFLTAGGVFDDDQIDAYIELKMVEVMRFEMTPHPVEFDMYYSA, translated from the coding sequence ATGACGAGCGCAAGCGAAATCATGAAACAAATCAAGGAAAACGACGTCAAGTTCGTGGACCTGCGCTTTACCGACCCCAAGGGCAAGCTGCAGCATGTGACCATGGACGTCGTCTGCGTCGATGAGGACATGTTTGCCGATGGCGTCATGTTCGACGGTTCCTCGATCGGCGGCTGGAAGGCCATCAACGAGTCGGACATGGTGCTGATGCCGGACCCGGCGACGGTCCACATGGACCCGTTCTTCGCTCAGTCGACCATGGTCATCTTTTGCGACATTCTCGATCCGATTTCCGGCGAAGCCTACAACCGCGATCCGCGTGGCACCGCCAAGAAGGCCGAAGCCTATCTGAAGGCATCCGGTATTGGCGATACGGTATTTGTCGGCCCCGAGCCGGAATTCTTCGTCTTCGACGACGTCAAGTACAAGGCCGACCCTTACAATACCGGCTTCAAGCTCGATTCGTCTGAACTGCCGTCCAACGACGACACGGACTACGAGACTGGCAATCTCGGCCACCGTCCGCGCGTCAAGGGCGGCTATTTCCCGGTTCCGCCGGTCGACAGCCTCCAGGACATGCGCTCCGAAATGCTGACAGTGCTCGCCGAAATGGGCGTGGTCGTCGAAAAGCATCACCACGAAGTGGCTTCCGCCCAGCACGAGCTCGGCGTCAAGTTCGACACGCTGGTGCGCAACGCCGACAAGATCCAGATCTACAAATATGTCGTCCACCAGGTCGCCAACGCCTATGGCAAGACCGCGACCTTCATGCCGAAGCCGATATTCGGCGACAACGGTTCGGGCATGCACGTTCACCAGTCGATCTGGAAGGACGGCAAGCCGACCTTCGCCGGCGACGAATATGCCGGCCTTTCCGAGAGCTGCCTCTTCTATATCGGCGGCATCATCAAGCACGCCAAGGCGATCAACGCCTTCACCAACCCGACGACGAACTCCTACAAGCGTCTCGTCCCGGGTTATGAAGCGCCGGTTCTGCTCGCTTACTCGGCTCGCAACCGCTCGGCTTCGTGCCGCATCCCCTTCGGCACAGGACCGAAGTCGAAGCGCGTCGAAGTCCGCTTCCCGGATCCGCTGGCAAACCCCTATCTTGCCTTTGCCGCCATGCTGATGGCCGGCCTCGACGGCATCAAGAACAAGATCCATCCCGGCAAGGCCATGGACAAGGATCTCTACGACCTGCCGCCGAAGGAACTGAAGAAGATCCCGACCGTCTGCGGTTCCCTGCGCGAAGCCCTCGAAAACCTCGATCGCGACCGCAAGTTCCTGACCGCCGGCGGCGTCTTCGACGACGACCAGATCGACGCCTATATCGAACTCAAGATGGTGGAAGTCATGCGCTTCGAAATGACGCCGCATCCGGTCGAGTTCGACATGTACTATTCGGCCTGA
- a CDS encoding NAD(P)H-hydrate dehydratase codes for MDASLVSLLLTPDEMAAADAASARSGIPCFDLMDRAGRAIAAAALRHFPGALRFVALCGPGNNGGDGYVAARALAEAGATVDVHHLGDPRTLKGDARRACDLCGLPSKPLEAYRPQAGDVVVDALFGAGLTRNVPDIVAEVIRKVGEAGVSVLAVDLPSGLCGRRGVPLGAAFLAAHTVTFMTRKPGHLLLPGRSLCGDVEVFDIGIPARIIREVTGKMRENGPELWSGLLAEPESDTHKYRRGHLAVFSGEAGKTGAARLSAAAGLKAGAGLVTVGSPSDAMPANAASLTAIMLHPVDTVKDLENWLRTARLASFVLGPGFGIGKKARQFALALKDRPLVLDADGITSFKEKPSDLFDAFAGGEPHLVLTPHEGEFARLFPDIAADDNLSKVEKAVAASARAHAAIVYKGADTVIAGPDGRAYINTNGPPWLATAGSGDVLAGMIGALLAQGMPAFEAAAAGVYLHGEAGKRAGRGMTAEDLAAHAGIGLDP; via the coding sequence ATGGATGCTTCGCTTGTTTCACTGCTTCTGACGCCCGACGAGATGGCGGCGGCGGATGCCGCCTCAGCCCGATCCGGCATTCCGTGCTTTGACCTGATGGACAGGGCAGGCCGCGCGATTGCTGCCGCTGCACTTCGGCATTTTCCCGGCGCCTTGCGGTTTGTCGCACTCTGCGGTCCCGGAAACAATGGGGGGGATGGATATGTGGCGGCCCGCGCGCTTGCCGAAGCCGGCGCCACCGTTGACGTCCATCATCTCGGCGATCCCAGAACACTGAAAGGCGATGCAAGGCGGGCCTGCGATCTCTGCGGCCTGCCGTCGAAACCGCTCGAAGCCTATCGGCCGCAGGCCGGCGACGTGGTGGTCGACGCGTTGTTCGGTGCCGGCCTGACCCGCAACGTGCCGGACATTGTCGCGGAGGTGATCCGCAAGGTCGGCGAGGCGGGGGTATCAGTTCTTGCGGTGGACCTGCCGTCCGGTCTCTGCGGGAGGCGGGGCGTCCCGCTCGGCGCCGCCTTCCTGGCCGCCCATACGGTCACTTTCATGACTCGCAAGCCGGGTCACCTGCTGCTGCCGGGCAGGTCTCTCTGCGGTGACGTCGAGGTTTTCGATATCGGCATTCCGGCCCGCATCATCCGCGAGGTTACCGGCAAGATGAGAGAGAATGGACCCGAATTGTGGAGTGGTCTGCTGGCCGAGCCGGAAAGCGACACCCACAAATATCGCCGCGGACACCTGGCCGTGTTCTCGGGCGAGGCTGGCAAGACGGGTGCGGCTCGGCTTTCGGCGGCCGCAGGCCTGAAGGCGGGGGCAGGCTTGGTGACGGTCGGTTCGCCAAGTGATGCCATGCCGGCCAATGCGGCCTCGCTGACCGCGATCATGCTGCATCCGGTCGACACGGTGAAGGACCTGGAAAACTGGCTTCGCACGGCGAGGCTTGCCTCTTTCGTGCTCGGGCCGGGATTCGGCATCGGCAAGAAGGCGAGGCAGTTCGCGCTGGCATTGAAGGATCGGCCGCTGGTGCTCGACGCGGACGGAATTACCTCCTTCAAGGAAAAGCCCTCAGATTTGTTCGATGCCTTTGCCGGCGGGGAGCCCCATCTGGTGCTGACGCCGCACGAGGGCGAATTCGCCCGCCTGTTTCCCGACATCGCCGCGGATGACAACCTGAGCAAGGTGGAAAAGGCGGTGGCGGCTTCCGCCCGCGCTCACGCTGCCATTGTCTACAAGGGCGCCGATACGGTGATCGCTGGCCCCGACGGTCGCGCTTACATCAATACCAACGGACCGCCGTGGCTGGCGACTGCCGGTTCCGGCGACGTTCTGGCCGGCATGATCGGCGCATTGCTCGCCCAGGGCATGCCCGCCTTCGAGGCGGCCGCTGCGGGCGTCTACCTGCATGGAGAAGCCGGAAAGCGGGCGGGCAGGGGCATGACGGCCGAGGACCTCGCCGCCCATGCCGGCATCGGGCTGGATCCCTAG
- a CDS encoding P-II family nitrogen regulator, whose protein sequence is MKKIEAIIKPFKLDEVKEALQEVGLQGITVTEAKGFGRQKGHTELYRGAEYVVDFLPKVKVEVVLADENADAVIEAIRNAAQTGRIGDGKIFVSNIEEVIRIRTGETGVDAI, encoded by the coding sequence ATGAAAAAGATCGAAGCGATCATCAAGCCTTTCAAGCTCGACGAAGTGAAGGAAGCCCTTCAGGAAGTCGGCTTACAGGGGATCACAGTGACCGAAGCCAAGGGCTTTGGCCGCCAGAAGGGCCATACGGAGCTCTATCGCGGCGCGGAATACGTTGTCGACTTTCTGCCCAAGGTGAAAGTCGAGGTCGTCCTGGCGGACGAGAATGCGGATGCGGTCATCGAGGCGATCCGCAACGCTGCACAGACTGGACGGATCGGAGACGGCAAGATATTCGTCTCCAACATCGAGGAAGTCATTCGCATCCGCACCGGTGAAACGGGCGTGGACGCCATCTAA